Within the Corvus hawaiiensis isolate bCorHaw1 chromosome 8, bCorHaw1.pri.cur, whole genome shotgun sequence genome, the region GCTCTGAGGGACCAGATATCAGCTCTTCTGTGATCAGTTGGagtttttcagctctttccaaTGGAACAAGAATTGAACCCAGAGGAGTGCAGGCACAGGGGTTGATCTTGTGCTGTTTTAGCTTTGTGTGTAAATCCTGAGATCATACCAGACGTGCATACACTGTACCCTAATATCCTGATTCAATCAGCTAGTAAAGGgcaaaaaggaaagcagatcATCAGAATGATCCAGGATCATATGGGACAACTATGTGACACTATATCATGTGCAATAAGCAACCCTGTTTTTTAGGATCAGCAAAGAAAAGGGGTGATCGTGGCTTCGGACAGTAACTTTTCCATGGCTGTCGCTTACCATGCCTCAGAGCTCCGTATTCCCGTGTTTGTCATCGTGTCAACCAGCACAGCTCCGGCCAGGGTGAAAATGTGCCGCGACTACGGTGCCATGGTTATATCCTACGGCACTACAGCTAAGGATTCCCAGGTGCACGCAAGGAGGCTGGCGCAGGAGAATGGTTACCTCTACCTTGAAGAGTAAGTGAAAGCCAGGCTCAGTGGAAAGATCTGATTAGATGCTCGCACAGCTCTGCAAAAACAATtagtttcattaaaatgttatCACAGCTCATCAAAATGCTCCTCTTAACCTGGAATATGGACACTTACATGCTCCCAGGCACAAATCATGTCTCTTTGTAACAGCTGGGCATGGAGACCAAAATTAAACAGTCTTCTCTTCCCCTAAATTAGGCAAACTTTGTGATTAGCGATCTCTATGGGCTAATATGATAGTGGCTGTAGGTTAATTCTTCAGAACTCTGTCAGAAAGCATTAAGGCTAGTGTTCATTTCTGGTCTCTCTCTTTGAAGTTAGGTGCATAGAAATTAATCTTTAATGCAAAGAATTCAGTGAGAAAATGTGGAGCAAGAAAAGGTTAATGCTCTAAGGTTTGCACATATCTGGTGTGAGGAACAAAACTGatactgcctttaaaaaaagattattaaGAGGCTactttatacatatatttaaagtAGCTAAGGATGGGCATAAATCTAAATTTGAACTATTTGAGGTCACTGGACAAGGCAGATGTAACAAAAACATGAATGAGATAAGACAGGCAAAAATACTTAGAACAGATAcgttttcccttttctctttaatCTCTGTAGACTCTCATGCATTTCTGCCCTCCCCcgccccccttttttttttcccacctctctTCAAGAAGGATTTCCAAAAGCACAGAGGGGTGAATCATTAACAGTGGTCCATCCCTCTGATGCACTGAGGTGGAATGTTATTTTCACCCTACCATTGCTGCTTCTGTGCGGGCTTCATCCCGCTCTTGGTGTTTGTATGGCATCTCCTGCAGTGAGTGCCCAttcccctccagctcccaggcactgctgccttAAATACAGTAATAACGAGTGGTGTTGCTTGGGAAGAAGATCCCAGAATGAGCAGAACAGAGGAGTCCTCACTTCTTTTCCAGCTGGTGTATTGGGAAGGCAATACTGCAAACTGTACTGTTGAACTCCTCTGCCatctctgccagcagccagtgACACACAGGGCTGGTTCTTGTGCCTGGTCTGTCACCATGGGCACAGTCTTCTCCCAGACTGGGATTTCTGGTGGGGAATGAGGTGCCCTAAATCCCAAAGAATTTTATACACTTTTAGGCTCCTTTGAAAACCACAGTTTTCCATAATTTTGTGATTTCCAAGTTTCTGTCAGCCATTTTTCTATTGATGTGTTAATTTCCAGCTAGCTTGCATCAGCTATCACATTCGCACACAAgaactaaattattttattgtaatttgATGTTTaatcttccctcctccccagatAATGATTTAAGATACCTAAGGTAGATATTCTCATGTCTTGAAGCTCCAGGGACAATGCATGTGTAGGACTTCAGCATCCAACACTGAGGAACTCTAAATGTACACACTACCATTAACAATATTAAAGCACTCTGATTTGTTTCAGGTTACAAGAAGCAGAGTTATTCAATCTGTGACTATGTTTAATTAAAACCTCACAGATgcaatttttcactgaaaaaaaaaaaggaataaacccCCACTGCAATTGTGAGCCTTTTCATAGTAGGatatctgaaaaatattttgttaggTGTAGACTGGTATTTCCCAGTGTAATATGGGCCTTTATGGATAGCCAGTCTTCTCCAGTGTGGATCTGACACACATTCTTTGTCACATGCCAAAGCTGCTCGTAAAATACCAGCTGATCTCTCAAGCATTAGACTGGAACTTCCGAAatgttgttttatttcagtttgattCTAGCTTCTATAAAATCCCCAGCAATTTGGTCTCTGGGTCTCCTCACCCAGTCATTCATTCTGCCCTTCCTGAAGCAGATGTTACGTGACTGTCTTTGGCTGTCCCTGCATGGGCGATGCCCTGCAGCTGGGTGTGTCATTGTCAGCTCTTCCCATTTCTTCACTGCAGTTAAAATACTGTGTCATGAAAATGACCGTACAAGAATTCAAGTAGGTGAAGGACACTTTTTACCCAGCTGCAACTTCCTGGGAAATCCCAGGaaggaaatgtgatttttcaaaTTGGAATTCAATCATTTAGTCTGCCTAATTGCTGCCTAGGTGCCATGAAAATTTTACTAACTATAGGGGCTCAGGACCTCATTATAAATGCAATGTGACTATTGCCAATAACTAACTCAGTACTTCTGTGAGGATGTGAGAAAGATTCCTTTGTGAATCAGAGAGGAAAGAGTGCTGCAGGTTGAATTACACACCTTCCTTCCTTGAGAGCCCATTTTTCTCGTGTAACTCCCTATCTAAATGCTGATCAAACCTGGTCATTTGTGATCTGGTTAGTCTGTTACTCAATCCACAAGACTCTGAGCTGCTTACTTGGGACAGATGGGAACGGGGCCTTCTAGCTGCTACACCAAAACTTCATTGGAAAACTGAAGCCTGACAGCCAATCTTTGATTACTGATGTATCATACATTTCAGAAGACAAATATCCAAGTTTCTAGGTCTGGCTCAGAAATGCTTGTTTCAGTCTAAAGTCTTTAGATTTATCTGCCCTGTTCCCTCATTTTACCTCAAAGGCATATGATATTCAGAGATGTGTTTGCTTTCATAAAGCAAAAGTTATCAGTCACAATGCAAAGAAAATCACACATTTTATTATAAAAGCTGAAGTCTGTTCAGTGAACTGATGTTTCAACTGGATGTTAGCAAGGAAAAAGTGATGATCTGAATTATTGATTCAAATTGCTAACAGTTCTCCATGCCCAGAGAAGTCTCGTTGGGACAGTTTTCAGTTGTTAGAGAAGCTTTATTCCTACATTGAATATCCCAAGCCTTCATTCATTTTTGCAGCTTCCTGTGTAGCCCATGTAACCACGGCAGGGGTAGCTCCACAAACTTGGATCTGAATCTTCTTTGGAAATAAGGCTCCAGAATTGTTCAGGAGGATAGTGATATATTTTGTCACATATAAGAGGAATGTGAGAGCTCCTTCGGTATCTTGATAAAGACAATAAATACAAGGATTCAGTTACCCATCCCACTATGGTTTCTTGCTTTTGCCTTTGGATGTGCTACAGGAGTTGACGTTCATTAATCCCATCCTTTCTTATGTAGTTATACATAAGTTATAGTAGTATACAtatagtagtagtagtataCATATAGTTATGTAGTTCCTTGCCCTGAGGAATTTTCTGTGTCTTGATATATATGCGAGGTAACTTCTCAAGGGCCTTGGTCTCCTTCTTGCAGGAATTTTGTACTCCTATGCTGAGCCTCTCTGTGCATGTCTAACAGTAATAAAAACAGTTTCCTAGTACCCAAACATCCTTGGGTCAAGTAAATTGAGTAAAGTCATTGGATCTATAATTCTGTTTGCCAGAAAAAGCAGAATGTACAGAGAGctcatatttcttttcttatatATAGTTCTACATTTACGTCATTGCTAGCttgtaaataaaatgcaaacCAGCTTTTAGAAATAGATACAAGTCAGTCATGAGACTGTATAGCAGAGTTATCTTCCATTTTTTGGTACTGTTTGTCCCTATTCTTTATATTACATTTGCCTGAAAGTATTTTACCAGTGCATATTTTGGCATGACTAAATGCTTCGCTTACCCTTCCAGGGTAAGGCAAAGGTATCAGATATTGGCCCTGGACTATGGAAAGACAGCTCTAGCAATCTCTTTGGTATTTGTGAGGTTGAACACACTGCTTAAATCTCCTGAAAATTTCCATTCATCACAAACACTAAATCCACTGATAAGTAAAGAGGAGATTTCTTTTTGAGGCTTTGCTTGTAGTTTGGACTGCAACATTTAAATTTTAGGGAACTGAAGGAAGTGATGGCAATGGAAATATGACTTCTCTCTGTAAACACCTGATAACAATGGGAATTAAGTGCTCTTCAGTCTGAAGACTCTTTGAGGGGCTTGTCTACAGTGTGAGTTTTCTCCCAGCAGGTAGCAGCATGCGATGGTCCATCTGATGGCACTGTCCTGTTGCATCACCTCCTCCCCTCATATGCTGCAGATTTACCCtcatatttatctttttctgctGAACAATGTCTTGAAAGTAGTAGATTGAATTATTACTGCACTGACATATGTGACCCCTGCTGAACTGtgcccttccttcccacagggaGGATAGTGCTGTCTACCTGTCAGGCCTGGGAACCGTGGGGCTGGAGATGTACGAGCAGGTGCCAAAGCTGGACGcagtgattttccctgcaggaggCCACTGTGGCTTGCTGGCAGGGTCAGCTGCTGCACTCAAACACCTCAACCCACATATTTCTATAATTGTAAGTTGCCTTTCACCTATTAAGTGTTGCATTTGGGCAGCTTTCACCACAGCTGTTTACAAAAGAAACTGGTATCTACTGACACTTCCAGAGACTGCATATGCTGGGGACAGGAGCTATCTGATCCTGTGGACTTTTGCCTGTGAGAGGACCCTGTAAGAACCAGGAAAGCTCCTGTCCCTTGGCTGTTTGGGTGGATTTAAGAGAAAAGTGTGGGAAGacttttccaaagcaaataaaatccaGTTCTGTTTAGAAATAAGTTCTTACTGGAAAAATTTGGTCCTAAGTAAGCCACAGAATAAGTTTAGTGATAGCATGATTGTTTTGCAACTTGAAATTAATTGTTAATTTGAAGAAGAAACTTTCTGTAGGTTTTGCTGTCTGATTTGGTGGTAACTTCTGTTACAACTGGTTCTGTAAAATGTGACAACATCTCTCTTCCTCAGGGAGTTGAATCTGAAAGTTTCCCAGTATTGCAACAGTCCTTAAAAGCTGGCCACCCAACTGAAGATCAGGCCTGCAACAATCATCACTTCTATGGAGGTGAGAAAATGCAGTATTCTTTTGGAGGTAAAATAAAGGTTGTAACAGATTTCTCCAGCTATATTACTTTCTTATTTCAGTTCAAAGATATTTTAAGGGAATTCTCTGAAGACTCAGAATTTAGTTCAAGTTGTAAGAGCAACTTCTGCCACATTTCCCCCCACCACCCTGATGGGGTACAATACTATTTCCAGTGTGCATGGAAATATGAGAGTATTTATCTGAACATTGTGCTCACATGCAGCATCTAAACCTGTGAAGTCAATGGGAAAGCTCTTGTGTAAAAGACTAATTTgtgaaaaggcaggaaaatgatGCAGCGCTTGAATATTTAGTCACAAAGCTGTTCTCAGAACAACAGTGTTTATAAATGGTTGTTTCCATATCATTTGCTCAAAAAACCTCAACTGTTAAGCAATTTAAGAACATCCTGTTTGCCTGATGTTCAAATCTCTGGAAGTTTTGGATTAAATTGGAGTTTTGTAAGAAACTTCTAATTTCTCTTGATAAGCTCTGCCTGTGTCTGCACTCTTAGCCAACTGTCCTGCTGGAGCTAACAAGCCCAGTGTCATTCTGGGGTCTCCTCTCCTTCAAGCCTCAGTGAAAAGCACTGGGCTGCAGGGTCATTCTCACACTGCAAGAATGCCAGTGAAGTATCAGAATTTTCTTGAAGGTGTCCAAAATGGCAAAATCTTcttgtgagatttttttcttttattaccaaacacatttctgttatatgaaaaaaatcaagcaacTTAAGGTCATGTAACAGCAGTGTGCTGCACTCATTAAGGGTACAGACCAGCCAGGACTCTAAAAAATGTTGAATATGTCTAAAACAGCCGACttcatatttttgtcttttgaaatCTGCAGATGTGAGCGGAGTTTGCTTTGGCAGCAATTCTTTGCAGCTGACTGGGAAGCTTGTGGATAAAGTTGTTGCTGTGAGGTAGgtgaagaaaaacagtgaaatcAATAATACTGGATGAACATTATTGTATATGAAAAATGTGCTGTACCACCAGGGTATGGTGGTTCTGCGTGTGCAGTGGAGAGCAGGTTGGCAGGAGTTGCCATCATGCAGAGACTGGGAGCATGGCAATGGGGTACCTTTCCTTTCAAGAGGGGCACTGGAGACATTGAACTCAGACCCCCATAGCATAGAATCGCAGCATAGCTCAAATTGGAAGAGACCCATGAAGGATCATCAAGTCTgactccctgctcctcacacgACTACCTAAGACTAAGTGATATGACTAAAAGTGTCATCCAGACTGACCCCTTGGCCAAAACTTCACCTGCCACCACTACCCAGTCATGCTCTGGGTGTAAAACTTGTCCTTGTGTTCTACAACACTTGTCCTTGACAAACCTCTTCTGAATCTTCATAAAAAGACCAAATTTGTGGAATATACTTAGTACTAGGACTTAGgtaatatttctaaaaaaaaaaagccatcctGTCTTTGGGTTAATAATGAGTCTGAGGTGTACATTCACCCCCAGTAGCACACTGTTCTGTAACCCTGTGGTCTTATGTATCTGGGAAGATGGCAAGAACCCAGTTACACATAAATGTATTATCTTCTGCTTTTGGGAGCCCATTTGATTTGTTTTGACCCAAGTCTCTCGCTTTCAGGGAGGAGGACATCCTCATTTCAATGCTGAGACTGCTGGAGTATGAACGAGCCACAGTTGATGCTGAAGGGGCCATAGGACTTGCAGCATTGGTGGCAGGGAAGCTGCCTGAGTTGAAGGGTAAAAGGTACAGCAGCTATTGCAAATAGGGAACTGTGGAAAAGCATGGGATTGAGCACCTTGGTCCCAGGTAAACGGTGAAAAGCTACTTCTTCTATGGGTGACAAAGCAGTTCCTGCCCCTGAACTGGCAAGGGCCTCATTGGTGGCAGAAACTTCAGACTGACTAGACCAGTCACAGGTGGTAAGATTGTGTTGAACCAGACAAATGCCAGCCTGCAGACCTGACAAATTTTGTCCCTTTCCTCGATTCTCAGATGTTTGGGGGAAAGGCAGTTACAACTCCACGAGGCATTGTCACACCTGCCAGGACAGTATCCTGCTCTTGTCATCCTGTTGTCTCCTCTCATTCCACTTGTGGAATCCAGCCCTGTCTGTGGTGGGACAGGAGCTAGGCTGTCTGCTGCAGTCACCCCGTGGCACCTCCCGGTCCTGAGAAGTGTCCGCATAGTCAGAGGGATTATCCTTGTGCTTAGTGTTGAATGTGTGGGTAAGTGCTGCCTTGCCTCTCAGCTTGAGGACTCAGCACTTAAGTGGATTGAGCCTTGGCTCAGATCATAGTCCAGAATGTATTTAAACTTACATGCCctcaagacaaaataaaatttccagtGCATAGCATTGTACACTAAAATACTGCTGAGGCAATTCTTCAGAAGAGGCTGACAGAGTAcacacagaacagcagcaattttcagtataaaataaaagggaaaatgcaAGGGTTTGGTCTCAGGTTAGAtttggctctgcagagagagatTTTCATAGACTAATCATATGGCTCTTCACTTGCCCTTCAAAAATTTCTGCACTCATTTTTTAGGGCTATGATGAATTTAATCAATGGTTACAGAAAGCCTTGAACATACATATTGATGTCTGATCAATAAGAGCCTGAAACTTAGAACTTCCAGGGGAGAATTATgtcaaatttttaaaacttgaaacCTAGACCTTCAATTCTCCAGCTAACTATCTCTAACAAAACTCAAATGTCCAggaaattcaaaatgaaaacaacactTCAGGCCAACAAATGCAGCCAGCTTCTAGGCCTTGCCTACCCGCTCAAAATGGCTACTGAGAGCCAGGAGCCCTCTGACATGTAATACTTAGTGAGGGGTGGTTCTAGCAGACCTTAAGCTGATTTGGATGCAGTGTTTATGATTTATGGTCCCTTTACATGGGCAAGTGCAAGTCAAAACtgctatttttctgtctgttttcagAGTGGCAGTTGTTATATGCAGTGGAAACCTGGAATTACATTTGCTGCAACAGTGCATAGCTCATGCCCTGACCCTTGATAACAGAGTGTGCAGATTTTCCCTTGTGATTTCCGACTGCCCAGGAGACATGTCAAAGCTACTGGAAATTTTGGCTCGGGAAGAAGCAAGGTAAATCAGATTAATAGTTGGAAAATATTATCACAGAGTAGCAGAAAGATTATTTAAAGATTGGCAAATGTTTCCGAATGTCTCTGAAGCCAAGTCTTTGAGTAGCTAATTAATCAAAAGTTTTTTCTTGTTATATAGcaaaaaagtttttatttccttcatttttgttCTAATCTGAAAACACCTTTGTAGCATAGAATTGTGTGTAattcagaaagaaggaaagatatTTACTCTCCAAACACTTGTGGAAACTGTTTTGCAGTGACAGGGGATTGTTGTGATCTCTAATTTGTCCCTTATTTGATCTAGAGTTTTGGATATCAAACAAGAACGCACATTTGTGACATCTGAGCTCTTCACTGTTGAGGTAAGATGAGATGCCATTTCAATTTCTCTAATAGTACTGGCCTCCCCTGgtttattctgttttcctgtgtCTCTTTATGCCATTGTTGAAGAAGTCCAACAGTGTGCAGTGTCAGAGATTGTTTCCTCTGTGTTGTACAGCTTCTTGCCAAGCACTTAGCAGGCATATAAATAACACAGGACCAGTTTTACCTGCTGTTGCAACATCCTGGTGAAATACTCCAGGTGTTGTATTGCACTATTGCTGTTCTGAACCCTCCTGATATGTGTGGCAGGGTGCTGGTGGAGGTGAGCAAGCTGCAGCATCCGTCCAGAACTTGAAGAGCCAGCTGTGTAGGCTGGCTGTAATTGTCTGACATTTGCCTTAAAGTAATGTAGAGAACACCCTTACTCTCAAGGAATGCTAGCTTTTAACTAGGGCctcagttttttttcttatccacCAGAGCACAAAGGCAAATCATTATTCCTTTGTTGAGTACTGGATGCTGTAACAGTGAAGAGGTGTTACCAGCTATTGGTGTCTCTTAAAAGGACCATTTGTCTCATGGCGTATCTCTTATTTCAACTGCTTTGGCAAAGGTGTGGTCCTACTGATTTCATGCTATCACTGTCCAGGTCCAACCTGGCTTAGTTTGTGAAACCTCAGGTGCAAGTCAAATTAGAGATCTTTGCTGAACAGACTTGTAACTGGGGTGCAGAAATGTTACTGGGTAAGCAAGTTCTTTGGTTTTGGCCTTTACATTTAATTTCCCACCTGGATGCAAAAGCCCGCTCAATATTTTCACTTGCAGATATAAAGAAGAGGTAAAGATCACTATAGTACATGATATCATCAGTTCTGTCAAGCATCAAGGACTTACCCCACATTGTTCTGCAGTGTGCCATAATGATAGGCCAGCTCACTGTTTTGGGTGACTTGGAGATAGCGTGACACCCGCTGCACGAGGTGGATAAATCCCACTGAGTGACTAACTTAGCTCTGGAAACCCTTTTCACTGAAGGCTAGATTCAACAAACCCTGTAACTCGTATAAAGTTTTCAACACTATTTATATGGAGTGAGGCTTGTAGTTTTTATTAATGCTATTAAGCAAATTAAACAAAATCTACAGTCttaggtggtttttttgtttgttttggtttggctttttttgttgttgtttttttggggtgtttttttttagattttagtAAATACAGGCCCTGAGTGAAAACAGTGCCATGTGCTATTCTCTGCACTTTAAACACAATGTAT harbors:
- the LOC125329598 gene encoding putative threonine dehydratase isoform X3, whose translation is MNFAAQFIYFKVLKNRSPRDCYREDEDYDPFWQSYAEQLFLKKDDNKIKKQDIPALCDLRCCKNVPVRNGLIGQKPPSINPERLKDFGEEDYLNGDVKTWEMKIVSRNEELLRDALSSIPQASSRTSLASCNKLIRFEDISAAAFKIQCGVQKTPCMYSRLSKQYGMDIYLKKEFLQYTGSVKERGVLYLLMSLPQDQQRKGVIVASDSNFSMAVAYHASELRIPVFVIVSTSTAPARVKMCRDYGAMVISYGTTAKDSQVHARRLAQENGYLYLEEEDSAVYLSGLGTVGLEMYEQVPKLDAVIFPAGGHCGLLAGSAAALKHLNPHISIIGVESESFPVLQQSLKAGHPTEDQACNNHHFYGDVSGVCFGSNSLQLTGKLVDKVVAVREEDILISMLRLLEYERATVDAEGAIGLAALVAGKLPELKGKRVAVVICSGNLELHLLQQCIAHALTLDNRVCRFSLVISDCPGDMSKLLEILAREEARVLDIKQERTFVTSELFTVEVICTVETRDKIHTAQLRNVLLERYPRTVWTER
- the LOC125329598 gene encoding putative threonine dehydratase isoform X2; protein product: MVSPRASPRARPTDMIIPGPLLPPYGVVVGVLLRLVVYLVAVLYRDDNKIKKQDIPALCDLRCCKNVPVRNGLIGQKPPSINPERLKDFGEEDYLNGDVKTWEMKIVSRNEELLRDALSSIPQASSRTSLASCNKLIRFEDISAAAFKIQCGVQKTPCMYSRLSKQYGMDIYLKKEFLQYTGSVKERGVLYLLMSLPQDQQRKGVIVASDSNFSMAVAYHASELRIPVFVIVSTSTAPARVKMCRDYGAMVISYGTTAKDSQVHARRLAQENGYLYLEEEDSAVYLSGLGTVGLEMYEQVPKLDAVIFPAGGHCGLLAGSAAALKHLNPHISIIGVESESFPVLQQSLKAGHPTEDQACNNHHFYGDVSGVCFGSNSLQLTGKLVDKVVAVREEDILISMLRLLEYERATVDAEGAIGLAALVAGKLPELKGKRVAVVICSGNLELHLLQQCIAHALTLDNRVCRFSLVISDCPGDMSKLLEILAREEARVLDIKQERTFVTSELFTVEVICTVETRDKIHTAQLRNVLLERYPRTVWTER
- the LOC125329598 gene encoding putative threonine dehydratase isoform X1; this translates as MVSPRASPRARPTDMIIPGPLLPPYGVVVGVLLRLVVYLVAVLYSYAEQLFLKKDDNKIKKQDIPALCDLRCCKNVPVRNGLIGQKPPSINPERLKDFGEEDYLNGDVKTWEMKIVSRNEELLRDALSSIPQASSRTSLASCNKLIRFEDISAAAFKIQCGVQKTPCMYSRLSKQYGMDIYLKKEFLQYTGSVKERGVLYLLMSLPQDQQRKGVIVASDSNFSMAVAYHASELRIPVFVIVSTSTAPARVKMCRDYGAMVISYGTTAKDSQVHARRLAQENGYLYLEEEDSAVYLSGLGTVGLEMYEQVPKLDAVIFPAGGHCGLLAGSAAALKHLNPHISIIGVESESFPVLQQSLKAGHPTEDQACNNHHFYGDVSGVCFGSNSLQLTGKLVDKVVAVREEDILISMLRLLEYERATVDAEGAIGLAALVAGKLPELKGKRVAVVICSGNLELHLLQQCIAHALTLDNRVCRFSLVISDCPGDMSKLLEILAREEARVLDIKQERTFVTSELFTVEVICTVETRDKIHTAQLRNVLLERYPRTVWTER
- the LOC125329598 gene encoding putative threonine dehydratase isoform X4; the protein is MNFAAQFIYFKVLKNRSPRDCYREDEDYDPFWQRDDNKIKKQDIPALCDLRCCKNVPVRNGLIGQKPPSINPERLKDFGEEDYLNGDVKTWEMKIVSRNEELLRDALSSIPQASSRTSLASCNKLIRFEDISAAAFKIQCGVQKTPCMYSRLSKQYGMDIYLKKEFLQYTGSVKERGVLYLLMSLPQDQQRKGVIVASDSNFSMAVAYHASELRIPVFVIVSTSTAPARVKMCRDYGAMVISYGTTAKDSQVHARRLAQENGYLYLEEEDSAVYLSGLGTVGLEMYEQVPKLDAVIFPAGGHCGLLAGSAAALKHLNPHISIIGVESESFPVLQQSLKAGHPTEDQACNNHHFYGDVSGVCFGSNSLQLTGKLVDKVVAVREEDILISMLRLLEYERATVDAEGAIGLAALVAGKLPELKGKRVAVVICSGNLELHLLQQCIAHALTLDNRVCRFSLVISDCPGDMSKLLEILAREEARVLDIKQERTFVTSELFTVEVICTVETRDKIHTAQLRNVLLERYPRTVWTER